In Campylobacter concisus, the sequence TAGCACAGCAAAAGCTTCAAACTATCCAGATGATGGCTCAGTAGCAAAGATAGTAAATCCTAATCCAAATTTAAAAGTGTTTGGATCGGATAATGCAGATAAAATAACCGTAGACGGCGCAAAAATAGAATCTGTATATGGTGGAGTTGGAAACGATAACGTTGATCTAAAAGACGGTGCTGAGGCAGTAGAAATTTTTGGTGGTTTTGGAAATGATGGTATAACCGTAAATAATTCTACGGTAAGTGGACGAGCTGCTAAAGATTATATGGGTAATGATATCAAAGAGGCTATCGTAGGCGGCGAGGGCGATGATACGATCTCTGTACAAAACCAATCTAACGTAAGAGGTAATATTTCTGGAGATCAAGGTAGCAATACTATTACTGTAGAGAGTGGCTCTAAAGTAGCTGGCTGGGTTTACGGCGCAAATGCTAAAACCGCCGACATGTATAACGAAACTGGAAATAACACTATATTAGTCACAGGAAAAAATACCGAGGTATCTCGAGTCGGCGATGTGAGCTCGGGTAACTCTACGATAACAATAAGCGATAAGGCTAAGGTAAAATCTGTGCACGGCGATAAAGGTGTCGATACTATAATGGTAGATAACGCCACTGTGGCCGAAAAGATCGAGGGCGGACACGGCGATGATAAAATTTACGTTAGAAACGGTGCTAGAGTAGAAGGCTACGTTACTGGAGATCTAGATAACGATACTATAAATATCAACGGTAATGCCAAAGTCCAAGGTGGCTTCATTGGTGCAGGTGCTGGAGCTGATGATAAAGTAAACATAAGTGGTAATGCCGAAGTAAGCAGTGCGTTTTTAAAACTAGGTGCTTCTTCGTATAACAGCGGTAAAACAACTGATAAAACTACCCTAAATGTGACTGGAGACGCTGTGATAGATGGCGTAACTATCTTGTCTGGTGACTCTTTGGGTAAGCAAGTTATGAATTTTCACCAAAATGGTGAAGCGAAAGTTAGACAAATTGCTGGCAGCAATAATAAAGATGTTATAGACATTGCCGGAAATTTTACCGTGACTGGAACAATAGATGGCAATGGTGGAGATGATGAGATAAATATACATAACGGAGCCACAGCAAAATTTACAGCAAATATGGGTGAAGGTGTTGATACACTAACAGTAAGTAATGCTACACTTAAAGATTCTATTGTTGATATGGGTAGTGGTATCGACAAAATAAATATAAATTCTGGAGCAAAATTAGAAAAGTCTTCTATAAACGCTGGTGCCGGAGAAGATATTATAAAGATCGAAGGTAAGAGTGCTACTGATGAAGATCGTATAGTATTTGATAGCTCTACTTTAAATACCGGAGCTGATAACGATATAGTAGAGGTTACCAATACTACGTTTATGAATAGCAATAATAGAGGTTTATCCGAGTTAAGAACAGATGATGGTAACGACACAATCACTATAAAAGACGGCACTATATTCCAAGACTTCTCTTATATAGCTGCTGGAAATGGTGTAGATACTATAACTCTAGAAAGTGGAGCTAAATTTAATCAAGCTAATGTATATGCAGATGCTGGCGACGATATAATAAATGTTAACGGAGCAGAATTTAAAGACGGCGGCATACACGGTGGAGTAGGAGGTGATAAAATTTTTGTCAACTCTGGAAAATTTGATAACGCTAGTATAGAGGGCGATGCCGGTGATGACACGATCCATATCAAAGCTGGAGCTAGATTTGAAAATTCTTCTATATATGGTGATAGCGTAATGAGTGAAACCGGTAATGATACTATCATAGTAGACAAAGGCGCAACGCTGATTAATACGACTATCGACGGCGGAGCCGGATATGATACATTAAAAGTTGCTGACAATAGCATAGATTTTAGTCATGTAAGAAATATCGAAAGACTAGATATGACTAATGGAGAAAACACAAACTTAACTCTTACAGCTAGCAATGTTCAAGATATACTACGTGATAGTAATGAGAGTACACTAAGAATAGATGGTGACAAAGGTGATAGGCTAAAACTTACTGATGGTGGTTGGGACAATGGTCATCCAAGCTCAAACGAAGGCTATACTCTTTATAGCAATGGTACAACTACAATCGAAGTTAAAAACGATGTACACGTTGATCTTTAAAAATTAAACCAAAACGCTTTAATCCCAAAGGAAATTCCTTTGGGATATTCTTTCTTATCATTAAATTTTTATAATTGTTTATATTTTTAACTAGCATCAAATCTACAAAATTTTAGTTATTTAATCAGTAAGTCTGGATGATAAACAAAGGCTTAAAATGGATTAAAATTTGGCGGTAAATGTAGATAAATTTACCGCCATAAGGATAAATTATTTTCCAGTTGGGTCTAAGCCATTTAAGATGTAATTTACTTCATCATCGCTTAGCTCATAGTGTAAAAATTCTTTATAAAATTTCTTCGTTTCAGCTACTATATCTATATCTTTAAAAATTTCAGGGTGTAATATCTTAGCCGCCCATAAAATTTGCAGTGCTCCCTCGGCGCCATATCTATCCCAGCTAAAAACGCCGGTAGGATTTACGTAAACTTTTTTATTTTTGACGGCTTTGGTGCCCGCGTAGATAGGATTTTCGTATATCTTTTGTAAAATTTCTGGAGCTTTAGCTCTGCCTACGATGATGACGTCGGGATCTGCGTTAGGTATCTCTTCTGCGTTTAGTTCAAGCATATTTCCTGCTTTTTGAACCGCGTTTTGGCCGCCTGCGACCCTTATCCACTCGTCTATGATCGTATTTGTGCCATCAACTTTGAATAAATTTTTACCATCAGCTATGTGAAGTACTTTTGGTCTGTCTGACGCAGCGATCTTATCTGTTTTGCTTAGTGCTTTTTTAAGGTTGCCGTCAAAATACTCGTTAAATTTTTGAGCGATCTTCGGCGCGTCGCCTCCTATGACCTCAGCCATTATAGATACGCTCTTTTTCATATCCGCATGATTCGTAAATGACGGATAAAGCACGGTAAAGCCGTTTTTAGTTAGCTCTTCTTTGTTCTTTTTATCGGCGGCTATAACGACGTCTGGGCTTAGTTTAACTAGCTCTTCTACCTGCAAATCTTTGCCGTTTACGCCGTTTGGTATGCTTGAAATTCTAGGATAAACGTGCGCAAACCATTTGTTGTTTTTGATAAGATCGGTAGTTGCTACTATCTTGTCCGCGCCACCAAGCATTAATATGATTTGATTGTTCGCATACCAAAGCGTAGCGATTTTTTCTACTTTCGCGGGAACTTTTACGACGTCGCCAGTAATATCTTTGACATCTCTAAACTCAGCTGCATTAAGCAAAAGGCTTGCAAACAGCACTACTAAAGCCATGAAAAATTTTTTCATTTTTTCTCCTTATGTTAAATATATATTTTTATATATAAGTACTAATACTATATGTTATCGCCTTAATAAACAATATCTTTACAATATAAATTTCTAATTTAGAGCTTTAAAATTTATGAGCGAATGTGAATTTTTGTCTATTATTGATAGATTAAATTTATAGCAAGGACTCCCCTTCTTGCACTTGGCAAAAAAGGGAGAAAAGAGAGATTATTTCTCAAAAGCTTTTTGCAAGCTAAATGGAAACGCTTGATAGCCCATAGCATTTGTCATCTTTATCTCGATGCTAGGCTCTTTTGCGCCCCACTCAAACTCATCAA encodes:
- a CDS encoding ABC transporter substrate-binding protein; this translates as MKKFFMALVVLFASLLLNAAEFRDVKDITGDVVKVPAKVEKIATLWYANNQIILMLGGADKIVATTDLIKNNKWFAHVYPRISSIPNGVNGKDLQVEELVKLSPDVVIAADKKNKEELTKNGFTVLYPSFTNHADMKKSVSIMAEVIGGDAPKIAQKFNEYFDGNLKKALSKTDKIAASDRPKVLHIADGKNLFKVDGTNTIIDEWIRVAGGQNAVQKAGNMLELNAEEIPNADPDVIIVGRAKAPEILQKIYENPIYAGTKAVKNKKVYVNPTGVFSWDRYGAEGALQILWAAKILHPEIFKDIDIVAETKKFYKEFLHYELSDDEVNYILNGLDPTGK